Within Massilia endophytica, the genomic segment GGGGCATGGACGCGATTGCAAAGGCTTTCGAAAAGCGGGTGGGCCGTTTCATCCGCTATCAATCGGAGGTGCAGACCATCCGCCATGGCGAGAACAAGGTCATCGTGGGCTACAAGGACACGGAAAGCGGCAGGCAGCACAGCGCCGTCGCCGACTACTGCCTGTGCGCGATTCCCCTGTCCGTACTGCGCATGATCGATACCGATTTCTCCGGCAAGTTCAAGGCGGCCGTCAAGTCCGTGTCCTACGCGCCCGTCGGCAAGATCGGCTTGCAGATGAAGCGCCGTTTCTGGGAGGAGGACGAGCACATTTACGGCGGCCACGTGTTCACCGACCTGAAAGGAATCAACACCATCTCCCTGCCTTCCTCGCAGTGGCAGAAGAGGAAGGGCGTGCTGCTCGGCTACTACAACTACCAGACGGCCGCCATCGAGATCAGCGCGATGACGCCGGCGGAACGCGCCGAATTCGCGCTCGCTGCGGGCGAAAAGATATTTCCGGCTTACCGCGAATCGTTCGAAAAGGCCTTCTCCGTCGCCTGGCACCGGGTGCAATACAACCTGGGCGGCTGGGCGGAATGGAGCGAGGAAGCGCGCAGGAGCGCCTATCCCGTGCTGCTGGAAGGCGAAGGCCGCGTGCTGCTCGCCGGCGAACATCTGAGCTATCTGACGGGCTGGCAGGCGGGCGCCATCGAATCGGCGTGGCAGCAGCTGGCCAGAATCCATGAAAGGGCAAGCGCATGAGGCTGACGCAGACCGTTGTTGTGGCAATCCTCCTGGCGTCCGCCCTGCCTCACGGCGTGCTGGCGGCCGATGGCAAGGCGCTGTTCGCCGCCAACTGCGCGGCCTGCCATCAGGCCAGCGGCAGGGGCATTCCGGGCGCCTTTCCTCCGCTGGCGGGCAGCGCCTTCGTGCAGGGCCCTGCCGACGAGGTGGCGGCGGTGCTTCTGAAGGGGCGCGGCGGGATGCCCGATTTCAGCGCAGTCCTGAACGACGAGGAGATCGCAGGAGTGCTGAGCTACGTGCGCGGCAGCTGGGGCAACAAGGCGG encodes:
- a CDS encoding flavin monoamine oxidase family protein produces the protein MGIASRITAPPLLSGSGKGKSVVILGAGLAGMTAAYELNKLGYRVQLLEARRFAGGRCQTARKGFTLTELGGEPQRCEFDEGHYINHGPWRIPLHHQSTLHYTREFAVPLEVMVNDNDHAFVYLENGGPLSRRRLRPAQIKADMRGHVAELLAKSVQDHTLDRKLSEDDQRLLLDYLVHEGQLDSGDLRYKGRSGRGYAVNPGAGMNPGPGLASDPLGFRDLLASHVSNVYSAVQDFPMQNTMFQPVGGMDAIAKAFEKRVGRFIRYQSEVQTIRHGENKVIVGYKDTESGRQHSAVADYCLCAIPLSVLRMIDTDFSGKFKAAVKSVSYAPVGKIGLQMKRRFWEEDEHIYGGHVFTDLKGINTISLPSSQWQKRKGVLLGYYNYQTAAIEISAMTPAERAEFALAAGEKIFPAYRESFEKAFSVAWHRVQYNLGGWAEWSEEARRSAYPVLLEGEGRVLLAGEHLSYLTGWQAGAIESAWQQLARIHERASA
- a CDS encoding c-type cytochrome; this encodes MRLTQTVVVAILLASALPHGVLAADGKALFAANCAACHQASGRGIPGAFPPLAGSAFVQGPADEVAAVLLKGRGGMPDFSAVLNDEEIAGVLSYVRGSWGNKAEALDQARIAALRSQLQVPAFAGGAMSNKH